GACGCTATTCCATAGAAAACATCCCGGAGGGAAAATGCACAGGTGTTGTCACGATGATAGGCTACAAAAAAGAGCGCAAAGAAGCGAGAGCGGTAAGAAGTGGGCGGACTTCACCTCGCATTTGACCTGGATTACTGGAGGTGGAATGGTTCAATAAGCGAATATCGTGGGGATAACTCCTCGATAGGAGAGACCTTCTACGCGTCGTATGGGTTCAAGGGAATGTCGATGGCGGTGAGGCTCGAATACATAAGACAGGGCGGAAGCAAAATCTACACGGAGAGCGAAAAAACGGAAGACATCTACGCCGTGACGCTCACCCCGACGTATAATTTCAATGAAGACGCCCATATCAGATTGGAGACCTCCTACATAAAAGCCAAGAGGTGTTCTAAGGACGACGTAAACGGCTTACAAGATGATAGGATCTATCTCGTCCTGGAATCCGGTCTTAGATTCTAGGAAACGCCTTAAGGCTCGATCTTCACCTTTCCGCCTGATCTTGTTGCTTTGTATATCGCCTCCAGAACCTTTTGATCTCTCAGGCCGTCGAGGGCGCTCGGCGAAACCGGCTTATCGTTGAGAACGGCATCAGCGAAGGCCTCAAGCTGCCGTTCATACGGGTCCGCGTCAGGGGTGGCGAGGGTTCTGTATTCATTCCTTCTCGCGTCGAAGACCTTCACATCGGCCCCTCGACGGTAATATGGGAAGAAGATCTGCGCCGTGACGCTGCCATATTCCCCGTGGACAAAAATCCCCTCAAACCAGTCCATTCTCACGGTACAGACGAGTTGCAGCGTCCCGTATGCCCCGTCCTCGAACTCCAGCAGACTCACCGATGCCAGATCGTTCCCCTTTCTCGTCTCGCCGCTCGAGACCGAGACGACCTCCCCGCTGAAGAACCTAAGCGTATCGACGGCGTGGACGCCATGTCCGAGCAGTATATCCTTGAGC
This sequence is a window from Candidatus Poribacteria bacterium. Protein-coding genes within it:
- a CDS encoding outer membrane beta-barrel protein, which produces MGGLHLAFDLDYWRWNGSISEYRGDNSSIGETFYASYGFKGMSMAVRLEYIRQGGSKIYTESEKTEDIYAVTLTPTYNFNEDAHIRLETSYIKAKRCSKDDVNGLQDDRIYLVLESGLRF